Genomic segment of Cytobacillus suaedae:
TTCACCTTCAAACTGGTCTAAAGCATTTTGTTCATTCGCTATTTGAAAAAGAGCTACTGCGTATCGTTTTGCTACGATTCCTATGCTCATCGCCCTTCTCCTACCTCTTTAATGTACTCATTAATTAGCTTCTCTTGGTCTTGTTCGTTTAGTTCTTTTTCAATTACTTTAGAAGCTACTAAAACAGATAATGAAGCAACTTGCTCACGTAAAGCTATAACTGCGCGCTCTTTTTCTTGTTCGATTTCTTTTTTCGCAGATTCTTTTAGGCGATCTGCCTCAGTACGAGCAGTTTGGATGATATCATTCTTCTGCTCTTCACCTAATTTTCTAGCATTTTCAATTAGCTCAGAAGCTTCTTGACGTGATTGTTTCATCATTTCGCGTTGCTCTGCAGCTAGTTTTTTTGCTTCTGCATGATTTTGCTCTGCAGTTTTAATCTCATTTGCAATATGCTCTTCACGTTGTTTCATGATGCCCATAATAGGACCCCATGCAAACTTACGAAGCAATGCTAACAAGATCAAGAAAATTACTAATTGGAAAATGATGTCTCCAGTATTTAGGTATGAGTCGC
This window contains:
- the atpF gene encoding F0F1 ATP synthase subunit B; amino-acid sequence: MKGVNRAVLTNIFVLGAAAGGDSYLNTGDIIFQLVIFLILLALLRKFAWGPIMGIMKQREEHIANEIKTAEQNHAEAKKLAAEQREMMKQSRQEASELIENARKLGEEQKNDIIQTARTEADRLKESAKKEIEQEKERAVIALREQVASLSVLVASKVIEKELNEQDQEKLINEYIKEVGEGR